In the Gossypium raimondii isolate GPD5lz chromosome 9, ASM2569854v1, whole genome shotgun sequence genome, one interval contains:
- the LOC128032578 gene encoding secreted RxLR effector protein 161-like, with protein MVTSCALSAHCGSPIDSESDYRSIAGALVCQFLHKPLDQHLKAVKRILRYLQGTTDYGIGFTVASRMSLVGYSDANWGIDLDDRRSTTRFCVFLGGNLVSWGSKKQQVIFRSMTEAKYWGLTYATAKTVWLESVLAELKVPLTNTGTVWCDNSGAVALSDNPVLHSSSSMSS; from the exons ATGGTCACTTCCTGTGCATTGTCAGCTCATTGTGGTAGCCCTATTGATAGTGAATCTGACTACAGAAGCATTGCAGGTGCGCT GGTATGCCAGTTCCTGCACAAACCTCTGGACCAACACCTTAAGGCTGTTAAACGAATTCTAAGGTATTTGCAAGGTACTACGGACTATGGAATTGGTTTTACAGTTGCTTCTCGAATGTCTTTAGTAGGCTACTCAGATGCAAATTGGGGAATTGACCTTGATGATAGAAGGTCCACAACTAGGTTTTGTGTGTTCCTGGGTGGTAATCTGGTGTCATGGGGGTCAAAGAAACAACAGGTTATTTTTCGTTCCATGACAGAAGCTAAATATTGGGGTCTAACTTATGCTACAGCTAAAACCGTATGGCTTGAGTCGGTGTTGGCTGAACTGAAAGTGCCCTTAACTAATACAGGTACTGTCTGGTGTGATAACTCAGGAGCAGTAGCACTATCTGATAATCCTGTTCTTCATTCAAGTTCAAGCATGTCGAGTTAG